DNA from Arthrobacter sp. PvP023:
CCGCCACCCCTGGTGAAGTTCTTGTCCAGATAACGCGACTTGGCGGCCGATCAGCTCCCGTTACCTGGACAAAAACTCTCCCGAGTGGGCCTAGACGATGTCCTGGCTCTTGGCGAAGCGGGTGATGGCACGCTGCGTGCCCCGGTTGGCCAGGACCTGGATGATGGCGCTGACAGCCGCCGAGATCAGCGCAAAGGTCAGGGCGCTGCGCAGGGTGGTGGGGACGTCGTCCTTGTCGCCCTTCGGGGGCTTGCGGCCGGTGATCTTTTCCCAGACGACGTCAACGGCCTTGGTGCCGGCGAATCCGGCAAGCAGGCTCACTCCGGTTCCAAGCAGCTTGATGAAAAAACTCACTCCAGTACCCCTTTACAGGTGGGAAACAACGGAAACAGGGCTTCCCCTAGCCTAGCCGCATCAACCCGGCCGCATCACCGCGCATTGTGACACCCTCCCCGGGATTTCGCGGGCCCGCGGGTGTAAACTGATCCACGCCCACAAGGGCGAATTGATACGACAGGGGAGCGTCGCCGTCGGGCATCACTGGAACATTCCAGGGAACCGGAGGCGGGCGCTGAGAGTGCGGACAGCCGCAGACCCTCGAACCTGATCCGGTTAGTACCGGCGCAAGGGAGTCGAGTTCTCAGAGTGTCCGGCAGCAGGCGGCGGAAGCCGCGGACGGTCCGGGGAACACTCTCCCCTCCTGTACCTCAGGAGGAAGAAAATGACTGGAATTACGGCCAAGCAGACGCTTGGCAACAGCAAGTACAACTGGCGTGTGGTGGACATTGTGGTTGCCGCGTTGATCGCAGTAGCCGGAGGCGTCATTTTCTGGGCCTGGTCCCAGGGGGCTGCCGCAGTTTCGCCGCCCATGAACGCCGTCTACCCGCCGCTGACCGGCCTTATCGCAGGCGGCTGGATGATTCCCGCCGTCCTGGGCATGCTGATCATCCGCAAGCCCGGAGCCGCCCTGTTCTGCGAAACAGTGGCCGCCACGGGTGAGCTGATCATGGGCTCGCAGTACGGCGCATCGGTGCTGTTCTCCGGCTTCGTGCAGGGGCTCGGCGCGGAGATCATCTTCGCGGTGTTCGTTTACAAGAAGTTCAACCTGCCCGTTTCGCTGCTGGCCGGTGCCGCTGCAGGCCTCTTCTGCGGCCTGAACGACTCGTTCGCACCGTGGGGCTGGAACATCGCCTACGCTGCCGGCGACAAGCTGGCCTACATCATCTTCACGGCCATCTCCGGCGCCATCATCGCCGGCGGCCTGTCCTGGCTCGCCACCCGCGGACTGGCCCGGACCGGTGTGCTGAGCTCCTTCGCGTCCCGCAAGGCAGCGACGGAGCCTGTCTTCTCCTGATGAACGCACACTGCTCATGACGCCTTCCGACACCGTCCGCCCGGCAGCGGTTACGGCACGCGGCTGGGGCTGGCGGCATGCCGGCCGGTCCCGGCCCGCCGTCCACGGCTTGGACCTGGACATTCAGCCGGGCGAACGCGTGCTGCTGCTGGGTCCCTCCGGCGCGGGCAAATCCACGCTGCTGCACGCACTCGCCGGGGTGCTCGGGGACAGCGACTCCGGAGCCCACCACGACGGAACGCCGGATGCCGACGACTCCGACGAGACCGGTTCCCTGCTCATCGACGGTGCCCCGCCGCGTGCTCAGCGCGGCCGCGCCGGCCTCATGCAGCAGGACCCCGAGACGCAGGTGGTCCTTTCCCGCGTGGGGGACGACGTCGCCTTCGGCGCCGAGAACCTCGCCGTGCCGCGCGCGGACATCTGGACTCGTGTCGGAGAGGCGCTCGACGACGTCGGGCTGGCCCACCTGCCGCTGGACCACCCGACGTCGGCCCTGTCCGGCGGGCAGAAGCAGCGCCTCGCGCTTGCCGGGATCCTCGCCATGCGCCCGGGACTGCTGCTCCTCGACGAGCCCACTGCCAACCTGGACCCTGCCGGCGTCCTGGAAGTCCGTGACGCCGTGGGCCGGTGCCTGGACAAGACCGGGGCAACGCTGGTGGTGGTGGAACACCGCGTGGGCGTGTGGAAGGACCTTGTGGACCGGATCGTGGTGCTGCAGCCGGGATCTTCCACGGACACCGCGGTGCTCCTGGACGGCCCTCCGGACCGGGTCCTGGCAGAGGCGCGGGACATGCTCGTCTCCGCCGGCGTATGGGTGCCCGGGTACGTGCCCGCCACCCGGGCGCGAACGGGTGATGCAGGAGTGCCGGGTGCCACTGGAACGCAGGGCGAGCCGGGGGCCGGGAACCTCCTGCTGGCCGCCGAAAACCTTGCCGTGTCCCGCGAACGCCCCCGCCGGCGGCGCTTCAAGGCTGTCCCGCCGGTCCCCGTGCAGTCCGGCATCACGGCGCAGGTCCGCGCCGGCCAGGCATTGACCATCACGGGTCCCAACGGTTCCGGAAAGTCCACGTTTGCCCTGACCCTCGCCGGGCTGCTCCAGCCGGTGGAGGGCTCGGTTTCCGCCACGGTCGACCTCAGCCAAGGTGCCGGCATTGACCCGTACAAGTGGAAGGCGGAGCAGTTGATCTCCCGGATCGGCACCGTGTTCCAGGAACCGGAGCACCAGTTCGTCACCGGCCGGGTGCTGGATGAGCTGATGTTCGGCCCGCGGCACCTGGGCCACGGCGAGGATCGCGTGGACGAACTCCTGGAGCGCCTCCGGCTGACCAAGCTGGTGGACGCCAACCCCTACACACTCTCCGGCGGGGAGAAGCGCCGGCTGTCTGTCGCCACCGTCCTGGCCGCGCATCCCCGCGTGCTGATCCTGGACGAGCCCACGTTCGGCCAGGACGCCAACACCTGGGCCGAGCTCGCCTCCTTCCTCTCCGAACTCCTCGACGCCGGCACCGCCGTGGTGTCGGTGACCCACGACCAGGAGTTCAGCGACGTCCTGGGCGGTACCGAGCTGAAACTGGGCGCGCCCGAACCCGGGCGGCCAGGACTGCGCAACCCGAAGGTGGCTGCACCATGAGGCAAGCGCTGACCCTGCAGGCGAACCACGCCCTGCTCACCCGGGCCAATCCGCTGGCCAAGTTCGCCGTCGTCATGCTGATGACCGTGGTGCTGGCGCTGTCCATCGACTGGGTGTCCGCCTCCGTGGCGCTGGCCTTCGAGCTGCTGCTCTTTCCGCTGGCGGGACTGACCGTCGCGTTGCTCTGGCAGCGTGGCTGGCCGCTGATCCTGGCGGCTGCACTGGGCGGCTGGAGCACCTCGATTCTGGCGCCTGACGCCGGAAGGATACTGCTCGACGTCGGCATCTGGTCCATCAGTGAAGGTTCGCTGGAGCTGGGGCTGGGATTCCTGCTGCGGGGGGTGGCGATCGCCCTCCCCGCGGTGCTGTTGATGAGTTGCACGGACCCGACCGACCTGGCAGACGCCCTCGCCCAGAAAGCGAAGCTGCCGCACCGCTTCGTGCTGGGTACGCTAGCCGCCATGCGGCTCGTGGGGCTGATGGCCGAAGAATGGCAGACGATCGGCATGGCCCGGCGCGCCCGCGGTGTGGGCTCGCACGGCAGTCCGGCGCAGCGCCTCAAGGCCACGCTCGGACAGAGCTTTGGGCTCCTGGTCCAGGCCGTGCGCCGGGCGTCACGGCTGGCCGTCACCATGGAGGCTCGGGGGTTCGGCGGTGCGCAGCGGACCTGGGCGCGTGAGTCCACGTTCAGCATGCTGGACATCTGGGTAGTTCTCGGCGGCGTGCTGATTGCCGCCGCGGCAGTGTCCGCGGCAGTCGGTGCGGGGGCCTGGAACATGGTGTTCCTCGGGCAGCAGTAGCTTCCGGGGCCGGCGCCCGCATATCGCACGAAGTGGATATTTTGTGAGTTTGAGTGCACTTTCCGGCGTTTCGAATGGCCGAATAGCTCATGCGTGATATTTTTCTTGTATGACTCAAGAGACTGCTGAACACGTTGGCCTGCTGCTCCGCGATGCCCGCGGGGAGAAGGGCTGGACCCAGGGGCAGCTGGCAGCCGAGCTGGGCACCAGCCAAAGCGCCATCGCCCGGATGGAACAGGGCAAGCAGAACCTCAGCCTCAAAATGATCCAGCGGCTTGAGGCCATTGTTGGACGCAGCATCGTCAAAGTGGGCCGGCCGCAGATGACGCACCTCCGGGTGGAGGGCGGCCGCACGCTATCCGGTTCGGTGGACGTCAACAGCAGCAAGAACGCCGGAGTTGCCCTTCTCTGCGCCAGCCTCATCAACCGCGGCACCACCACGCTGCGCCGGCTGGCCCGGATCGAGGAAGTGAACCGGATCGTGGAGGTCCTGACCAGTATCGGCGTCGAATGCACCTGGCTCAATGCCAACGATCTGCAGATCCGCCGCCCCGCCGTGCTGGACCTGGACTCCATGGACGTGGAGGCTGCCCGCCGCACCCGCAGCGTGATCATGCTGCTGGGGCCGCTCCTGGACGAGTCCGCGGAGTACCGCCTCCCGTACGCGGGCGGCTGCGACCTTGGCACCCGCACCGTGGAGCCGCACATGCAGGCCCTGCGCCAGTTCGGCCTGTCGGTGGAAGCCACGTCCGGCTTCTATTCGGTGCAGGCACCGCCGGCCGACGGCGACAACCGCACCTTTGTGCTGAGCGAACGCGGTGACACAGTCACCGAAAACGCCATCATGGCGGCCGCCCACCGCCGCGGCACCACGGTGATCCGCAACGCCAGCCCCAACTACATGGTGCAGGATCTCTGCTTCTACCTGCAGGGCCTGGGCGTGGAGATCGACGGCGTGGGGACCACCACCCTGAAAATCACCGGGCTGCCCTCCATCGACGTCGACATCGAGTACTTCCCGTCCGAGGACCCCATCGAAGCGATGAGCCTCATCACGGCCGGCATCGTGACCAATTCCGAGGTCACCATCCGCCGGGTTCCCATCGAGTTCATGGAGATCGAACTGGCCACCCTGGAGCAGATGGGCCAGGAACTGGAGATTTCCGGGGAGTACTTTGCCCGTAACGGCCGTACCCGGCTGGTGGACGTCACTACGAAGCCCTCCGCATTGCATGCCCCGACGGACAAGATCCACCCCATGCCGTTCCCCGGCCTGAACATCGACAACCTGCCGTTTTTCGCCGTCATTGCCGCGAATGCCGAAGGCCAGACCATGATCCACGACTGGGTCTACGAGAACCGGGCCATCTACCTCACCGAGCTGAACAAGCTGGGGGCCCGCGTCCAACTGCTGGACCCGCACCGGATCTACGTCAACGGACCCACCAGGTGGCGTGCCGCCGAGGTGGGCTGCCCGCCCGCCCTCCGCCCGGCCGCCTGTATCCTGCTGGCCATGCTGGCTGCCCGCGGTGTTTCGGAACTGCGCAACATCTACGTGATCGAGCGCGGGTACGAGGACCTGGCCGAGCGGCTCAACACCATCGGTGCGAAGATCGAGTACTTCCAGGACTGACCCGTTCCGCCCTGTAAGGCAGGCGCCGTTGCGGCGCCTGTCTTACAGGGCGGCACAGGAGCACAATGTATGCATGCGAACTTTCGGGGTTGAGGAAGAGCTGCTGATTGTGGACCCCGTGACCGGGGAGCCGCTGGCGCTGGCGGACGCCCTGCTGGCAGGGCGGACGCTTGCTGCGGACGACGCTCCGGACAAACCCCGGATCCCTGACCCTCACGATCCAAACCGTCACGACGGCGACACCGGGCTCACTGCCGAACTGAAACTCGAGCAGATCGAGACGCAGACCCGTCCGTGCCTGAACTATGAGGAGCTGCTCCTCCAGATCCGCCAGGGCCGGGCCCTGGCCGACACCGCCGCGAAGAAACACAATGCGCGGGTGGCCGCGCTGGCGACTTCGCCGATTGCCTCCACGACGCACACCACACCGAACCCCCGCTATGCCACCATGCAGGAGCGATTTGGCCTCACCGTCCACGAGCAGCTGACTTGCGGGTTCCACGTCCACACTTTCGTCGAATCCCCGGAAGAAGGCGTGGCTGTCATCGACCGGATCAGGGACAAGCTGGCGGTGCTGACCGCGCTCAGCGCGAACTCGCCGTACTGGAAGGGCGTGGAGACCGGCTTCGAGAGTTACCGCACCCAGGCCTGGAACCGCTGGCCGACGTCGGGCCCGTCCCAGATCTTCGGGACGCACTCCATGTACCGCCGCGTGGTCACCCGGCTGCTGGACAGCGGCGTGCTGCTTGACGAAGGCATGATCTATTTTGACGCGCGGCTCTCCCGCAACCACCCCACCGTGGAGGTCCGGGTGGCGGACGTCTGCCTGCAGGCCGAGGACGCCGCCCTGATCGCCGTCCTGGTGCGGGGCCTGGTGGAATCGGCCAGCAGGGAATGGCGGGCCGGTGTGGACCCCGCGCCCGTACCGACGGTGCTCTTGCGGATGGCCGCGTGGCAGGCGAGCAATTGCGGACTGAGGGGAGACCTCCTGGATTTCGGCACATTCCGTCCCGCTCCCGCAGAGGAAGTGGTGGATGCGCTGGTGGACTACGTGGCGCCCGTCCTGGCGGAACAGGACGAGCTGGGACTGGCCCGGGAAGGCGTGCGGAGAATCCTGGACAGGGGGACCGGTTCGGAACAGCAGCGCCTTGCCATGCAGGAAGGCCTTGCCGGGACCTCGGACGCCGCTGCCGGGCTGGCCGCAGTGGTTGCCCACGCGGTGGACGTGAGCATGCGCCGGACCGAAGCCATCACCGCGCGCGAGAAAGCGCCCGTGCTGTTGCGCGTCCGCCAGTCCTGAACAGGTTCCTACTACCCCGGAGCGCGCCATGGAAACCGAATACGCAACAGTCACGGGACATGATGTCACCACCATCACCTGTGTCTGCGGTAACACCGTCAGCGACGAGGGGCTGATCCAGGCCAACTCCGAAGGCATGCCCGTGCACCTTGGCGAGGGAACTCCCGTGCCTGCCGGACTGGCCGAGTGGCCCGGGGACGAGGACCTCTACACGCTGTGCCCGGCATGCGGGCGGGTCTACCATGACACCGTCATCGAAGAGACCGGAACCGCGCCCGTGGCTTTCACCGTGGACGTTGCGGCCGCCCCGATAGCCGAAGCGATCCGCTTGCACTGGGAACTGGACACCTGACGTTCGGCGCGGCAGGCCGTCGTAGCTTCGCGCTGGTCAGATCTGCTTAAGCGCCTGCTCCAGGTCACGGATGAGGTCGTCAACATCCTCGAGTCCTACCGACAGGCGGACCACGCCGTCGCTCAGCCCGATGGCGGCCCGGCCTTCCGGCCCCATGGCGCGGTGCGTCGTGGTGGCCGGGTGGGTGATGAGCGTCTTGGCATCGCCGAGGTTGTTGGAAATGTCGATGATCCGCAGCGCGTCCAGCAGCGCAAAGGCTGCTTCCTTCGCCGTGCGGCCCGCCGACGGCAAGAGCTCCAGCGTGAGTACGGTACCGCCGGCCTTCATCTGCTTGGCCGCCAGCTCATACTGCGGGTGGGACTTCAGCAGCGGGTACTTGACCCAGCTGACCGCCGGCTGGTCTTCCAGCCATTCGGCCAGGCGAAGCGCGGAGGCCGAGGAATGGTTGACGCGCAGCGCCATGGTTTCCAGGCCCTTCGTCAGCACCCAGGCGTTGAAGGCGGACAGCGCGGGCCCCGTGTGGCGCATCAGCTGCTTGACCGGGCCTTCGATGAACTCCTTGGTGCCCAGGATGGCACCGCCGAGAACCCGCCCCTGGCCGTCGATGTGCTTGGTGCCGGAGTAGACCACCACATCCGCGCCGAGCTCCCCGCAGCGCTGCAGCAGGGGAGTGGCAAAGACATTGTCGACGACGACGGTCGCCCCTGCCGCGTGTGCCAGTTCGCTGACCGCGGCGATGTCCACGATTTCCTGCATGGGGTTCGACGGCGACTCAAAGAAGACCGCCGTCGTGGGCTCCGAAAGGGCGGCGCGCCACTGCTCCAGGTCCGGGCCGTCCACGAACACCGTTTCCACGCCCCACCGAGGCAGGATCTCGTTCAAAATCACAAAGCAGGAGCCGAACAGCGAGCGGGCGGCAACCACCCGGTCACCGGCAGCCAGCAGGGCGCCCAGTGCCGTGAAGACGGCGGACATGCCGGACGCCGTCGCAAAGCACGCCTCGGTGCCCTCGAGCAGCCGGAGCCGTTCCTGGAAGGTGGCCACGGAGGGGTTGCCGTACCGGGAGTACACAAACCGTTCGTCCTCGCCGGTGAATGCGCGCTCGGCGGCTGCCGCGGATTCGTAGACGAACCCTGAGTTGAGGAAGATCGGCTCGGCGGTCTCCTGGAAATTGGTGCGGTCAAGACCGCCGCGGACAGCCTGGGTGTCGGGGCTCCAGCCGGCGGCGTCGGGATTGAAGGTCACTTAGTTCTTTCCGAGGTTGGTGGGCAGGCCGCGGTTCTTCCAGCCGTTGACGGTGCGTTCGCCGAAACGGTCCGGTTCGCCTTCAAAGCCTTCGAGGACGTTGTAGGCGGTGAACCCGGCCCGCGTGGCGGCTATGGCGGCGGCGACGGACCGTACGCCGGAACGGCAGAGGAACACCAGTTCGACGCCGGAATCCTCTGGGGCCTGCTGCTTCAGCTGGTCGACAAAGTCCGGGTTGGGGATGCCGCCGGGGAAGGTCCACTGGATGAAGAGGGGATCGTTGTCCGTGGCTTTGGTGTCCGGGATGCCGATGTGCGCCCACTCGCCCTCGGTCCGGACATCCACCAGGACGGCGCCCTGTTCCAGTTTGGCCCAGGCGTCCTGCGGGCTCAGGTCTCCGGCGTAGCTCATGCGTGGCCCTCGAAGCCTTCGCCCGGGAAGTCGGCGTCGAACTCAAGTTCGTCCACTGCGGTTGCCACTGCAGCGTCGGAGCTGGCGACGGCCTCGGGCAGGATCACGGCCTGGGCCACGATCACGGTGGTGCCGTTGAAGGTTGCCGCCGGGCTCCCGTGCAGGACATAGCCGTCGGCCAGCGCCGCGGAGATGCGCTCGCAGAACGAGCGGTCGTCGGGGCCGGTGATTAGCCGGTAGGCCAGCCGTTCCTGCGGCAGTGCCCGGGCCGGTTGTTCCTGGCCGGCGGCAGCCGGTTCGGCTGCCGGGGCCAGCGGTGCGGGTGCGTCGGACACGACGGATCTCCTTCTCTCACGCTTGCAACTCGAATATCGATATGCCGAGTATTCACCTGAGGCACCCCGCCGTGGAAGGAGGGTTGCCGACCGGCCAGTCAGGGCTTGGCACCGGTTCTCATTACTCCCCAAAAACGTAACACTTACGACGGCGGCCCGCACCGCCGTCGTCGTCATCTTCCGTAACGGGAGCGCCCGCACCGCGGCCGCGCACCGGCGCCGCATCCGCCCCTGCGCGACCCCCGACTGCAGTTACAAAAGACCCCGCCGGGAGGATAATGACGGGAGATGAACCGCTGTAACGCCGGATGAAATCAGGCAGCCGTGAATGAATCGAATCGGAATACAGTCAGTCCCATGCTGCACTTCGGTTGGTTTGTGGGTCACGGTTTCGGTGTCCAGGGCTGGGGCACGCCCGGCTACGGCATCGGGTACGACTGGAAAAAACCCGCCCTGTACCAGCACGCCGTGCGGGAATTCGAGCGGGCCGGGCTGGACCTTTTCATCATCGAGGACTCCCTCACGGTGCCGGACACCTACGGCGGGAGCGCCGAGGTGTCGCTGGCGCAGGCATCCTTCGCACCCAAGCACGATCCGCTGGCCCTGGTGCCCTACCTGCTCTCCGTCACGGAACACCTGGGCATTGTTCCCACGGTGAGTGCGTCGTTCTATCCGCCGTTCACGGCGGCACGGCTGCTGGCCACCCTGCAGCATTTCTCCAACGGCCAGGTGGGCTGGAACGTGGTGACCTCCGGCAGCGACCTTGCCGCGCAGAACTACGGCCTGGACCAGCAGATCGAGCACGACCTCCGCTACGAGAAAGCGGAGGAATTCGTGGACGTGGTGCGCAAGCTCTGGCGCAGCTGGGAGCCGGACGCCATTGTGGAGGACGCGGACGCAGGCATCTTCGCGGACCACACGAAGGTCCACCCGATCAACCACGACGGCGAGTTCTTCAAGGTCCGTGGACCGCTGAACACCGCACCGATGCCCGAGGAACCGGTGCTGGTGCAGGCCGGGGCGTCACCGCGGGGCAAGGCCTTCGCGGGCGCCAACACGGATGTCGCGATTGCCCTGGCCAGGGGTGCGGACGGCATGAAGGCCTACCGTGATTCGATCCGGGCCGAGGCAGCCGCGGCAGGGCGGAACCCCGACGACGTCAAGGTGCTGTATGTCCTCAAGCCCGCCGTGGTGGGCTCCCGCGCCGAAGCGGACGAGCTCCGGGAGCAGCGCCGCCAGCTGAAGCGGCGCGACATCGACAGCCAGCTGAACTCCATCTCCTACCTCTCCGTGATCGACTTCAAACAGTTCGACCTTGACGCCCCGCTCCCCGAGCTCACCACGAACAGCAACCAGGGCACCCTGGACCATTTCGCCAAGGCGGGTCCTCCCGGGTCCACTCTGCGCCAGCTCCTGCAGGCCCGCAGCGGCGGCGCAGGGGACAGCATCATCGGCACGGCCGAGGAGATTGCCGACTACCTCGAAGAAACCGGTGTCCAGGTGGGCGGGGACGGCTTCCTGTTCTCAGGTTTCGTTGACCCGGCCACCGTTCACGGCGTGCTGGACCGGCTGGCCCCGGTGCTGCGGCGCCGCGGGCTGCTCCGGACAAGCTATGGCGACGGCGGCTTCCGCCGGAACCTGCTGGACTTCTAGTGCCATGGGCGGCGGCAGCGGAAACTTCCTGATCGGCACGGCCCACCTGCGCGCCCGGGATATCGCCGAGGCCGCGGCTGATCCGGCCGTCAAGTTCGTCCTGAGCGTGGACGCCCTGGAGCTGATCGGGCTTTCGCGCGAGGTGGTGCAGCGGGCCATCGACTCCGGCCACCGCGTCTACGGCCTCAATACCTTGCTGGGGTCCGGGCGTGACACCGCCGTGGATGAACAGGCGGTCCTCGCGTACCAGGTGCAGGTTGTGCGGTACCACAACAGCGGGGTGGGCGGGTTTCTCGGCGCCGACGAGGTCCGGGCCGTGATCCTGGCGCGGCTGGCGGGCTTCAGCCGCGGCGGCTCCGGCGTCCGGCCGGAAACAGCACGCTTCTACGCTGAGATGCTCAACCGCGGGGTGGTCCCGGCGATCCCGCGTGAAGGGTCCGTCGGTTCCGCCGACCTGACCCACCTCGCCGCTGTGGCCGCCGTCGCCATCGGGGAAGGCCAGGCGGTGGCAACGGACGGTCAGCTGCTGCCCGGCGGGCAGGCCCTGGCGGACGCCGGGCTGGCCCCGCTGGAACTCGCGCCCGGCGAAGCCCTGGCTCTGGTCAGCTCCAACTCCTATTCCATCGGCGTCGGGGCGCTGGTGCTGCGCCGCCTCCTCCGCCTCGCCGATCTCGCGGACACCGCGCTCGCGCTGTCGCTCGAGGCGACGGCAAGGCACGACGGCGGCGGCAACCTTAGCCCGTTTTCGCCGGCTGTGCAGGCGGCCAAGGCAGTTCACGGGCAGTCGGTCACGGCGGCCCATGTGCTGCGGCTCCTCGAGGGCGGGTGGCTGGAGGACCCGGAGCGGGAGGTATCCGTGCAGGACGCGTTGTCCTTCCGCGCGGCACCCCAGACCCACGGCGCCA
Protein-coding regions in this window:
- a CDS encoding DUF4235 domain-containing protein, with product MSFFIKLLGTGVSLLAGFAGTKAVDVVWEKITGRKPPKGDKDDVPTTLRSALTFALISAAVSAIIQVLANRGTQRAITRFAKSQDIV
- a CDS encoding ECF transporter S component; the protein is MTGITAKQTLGNSKYNWRVVDIVVAALIAVAGGVIFWAWSQGAAAVSPPMNAVYPPLTGLIAGGWMIPAVLGMLIIRKPGAALFCETVAATGELIMGSQYGASVLFSGFVQGLGAEIIFAVFVYKKFNLPVSLLAGAAAGLFCGLNDSFAPWGWNIAYAAGDKLAYIIFTAISGAIIAGGLSWLATRGLARTGVLSSFASRKAATEPVFS
- a CDS encoding ABC transporter ATP-binding protein, translated to MTPSDTVRPAAVTARGWGWRHAGRSRPAVHGLDLDIQPGERVLLLGPSGAGKSTLLHALAGVLGDSDSGAHHDGTPDADDSDETGSLLIDGAPPRAQRGRAGLMQQDPETQVVLSRVGDDVAFGAENLAVPRADIWTRVGEALDDVGLAHLPLDHPTSALSGGQKQRLALAGILAMRPGLLLLDEPTANLDPAGVLEVRDAVGRCLDKTGATLVVVEHRVGVWKDLVDRIVVLQPGSSTDTAVLLDGPPDRVLAEARDMLVSAGVWVPGYVPATRARTGDAGVPGATGTQGEPGAGNLLLAAENLAVSRERPRRRRFKAVPPVPVQSGITAQVRAGQALTITGPNGSGKSTFALTLAGLLQPVEGSVSATVDLSQGAGIDPYKWKAEQLISRIGTVFQEPEHQFVTGRVLDELMFGPRHLGHGEDRVDELLERLRLTKLVDANPYTLSGGEKRRLSVATVLAAHPRVLILDEPTFGQDANTWAELASFLSELLDAGTAVVSVTHDQEFSDVLGGTELKLGAPEPGRPGLRNPKVAAP
- a CDS encoding energy-coupling factor transporter transmembrane protein EcfT produces the protein MRQALTLQANHALLTRANPLAKFAVVMLMTVVLALSIDWVSASVALAFELLLFPLAGLTVALLWQRGWPLILAAALGGWSTSILAPDAGRILLDVGIWSISEGSLELGLGFLLRGVAIALPAVLLMSCTDPTDLADALAQKAKLPHRFVLGTLAAMRLVGLMAEEWQTIGMARRARGVGSHGSPAQRLKATLGQSFGLLVQAVRRASRLAVTMEARGFGGAQRTWARESTFSMLDIWVVLGGVLIAAAAVSAAVGAGAWNMVFLGQQ
- a CDS encoding UDP-N-acetylglucosamine 1-carboxyvinyltransferase, which produces MTQETAEHVGLLLRDARGEKGWTQGQLAAELGTSQSAIARMEQGKQNLSLKMIQRLEAIVGRSIVKVGRPQMTHLRVEGGRTLSGSVDVNSSKNAGVALLCASLINRGTTTLRRLARIEEVNRIVEVLTSIGVECTWLNANDLQIRRPAVLDLDSMDVEAARRTRSVIMLLGPLLDESAEYRLPYAGGCDLGTRTVEPHMQALRQFGLSVEATSGFYSVQAPPADGDNRTFVLSERGDTVTENAIMAAAHRRGTTVIRNASPNYMVQDLCFYLQGLGVEIDGVGTTTLKITGLPSIDVDIEYFPSEDPIEAMSLITAGIVTNSEVTIRRVPIEFMEIELATLEQMGQELEISGEYFARNGRTRLVDVTTKPSALHAPTDKIHPMPFPGLNIDNLPFFAVIAANAEGQTMIHDWVYENRAIYLTELNKLGARVQLLDPHRIYVNGPTRWRAAEVGCPPALRPAACILLAMLAARGVSELRNIYVIERGYEDLAERLNTIGAKIEYFQD
- a CDS encoding glutamate--cysteine ligase — encoded protein: MRTFGVEEELLIVDPVTGEPLALADALLAGRTLAADDAPDKPRIPDPHDPNRHDGDTGLTAELKLEQIETQTRPCLNYEELLLQIRQGRALADTAAKKHNARVAALATSPIASTTHTTPNPRYATMQERFGLTVHEQLTCGFHVHTFVESPEEGVAVIDRIRDKLAVLTALSANSPYWKGVETGFESYRTQAWNRWPTSGPSQIFGTHSMYRRVVTRLLDSGVLLDEGMIYFDARLSRNHPTVEVRVADVCLQAEDAALIAVLVRGLVESASREWRAGVDPAPVPTVLLRMAAWQASNCGLRGDLLDFGTFRPAPAEEVVDALVDYVAPVLAEQDELGLAREGVRRILDRGTGSEQQRLAMQEGLAGTSDAAAGLAAVVAHAVDVSMRRTEAITAREKAPVLLRVRQS
- a CDS encoding O-succinylhomoserine sulfhydrylase, whose protein sequence is MTFNPDAAGWSPDTQAVRGGLDRTNFQETAEPIFLNSGFVYESAAAAERAFTGEDERFVYSRYGNPSVATFQERLRLLEGTEACFATASGMSAVFTALGALLAAGDRVVAARSLFGSCFVILNEILPRWGVETVFVDGPDLEQWRAALSEPTTAVFFESPSNPMQEIVDIAAVSELAHAAGATVVVDNVFATPLLQRCGELGADVVVYSGTKHIDGQGRVLGGAILGTKEFIEGPVKQLMRHTGPALSAFNAWVLTKGLETMALRVNHSSASALRLAEWLEDQPAVSWVKYPLLKSHPQYELAAKQMKAGGTVLTLELLPSAGRTAKEAAFALLDALRIIDISNNLGDAKTLITHPATTTHRAMGPEGRAAIGLSDGVVRLSVGLEDVDDLIRDLEQALKQI
- a CDS encoding rhodanese-like domain-containing protein, with protein sequence MSYAGDLSPQDAWAKLEQGAVLVDVRTEGEWAHIGIPDTKATDNDPLFIQWTFPGGIPNPDFVDQLKQQAPEDSGVELVFLCRSGVRSVAAAIAATRAGFTAYNVLEGFEGEPDRFGERTVNGWKNRGLPTNLGKN
- a CDS encoding DUF1737 domain-containing protein — encoded protein: MAPAAEPAAAGQEQPARALPQERLAYRLITGPDDRSFCERISAALADGYVLHGSPAATFNGTTVIVAQAVILPEAVASSDAAVATAVDELEFDADFPGEGFEGHA
- a CDS encoding NtaA/DmoA family FMN-dependent monooxygenase (This protein belongs to a clade of FMN-dependent monooxygenases, within a broader family of flavin-dependent oxidoreductases, the luciferase-like monooxygenase (LMM) family, some of whose members use coenzyme F420 rather than FMN.), which gives rise to MLHFGWFVGHGFGVQGWGTPGYGIGYDWKKPALYQHAVREFERAGLDLFIIEDSLTVPDTYGGSAEVSLAQASFAPKHDPLALVPYLLSVTEHLGIVPTVSASFYPPFTAARLLATLQHFSNGQVGWNVVTSGSDLAAQNYGLDQQIEHDLRYEKAEEFVDVVRKLWRSWEPDAIVEDADAGIFADHTKVHPINHDGEFFKVRGPLNTAPMPEEPVLVQAGASPRGKAFAGANTDVAIALARGADGMKAYRDSIRAEAAAAGRNPDDVKVLYVLKPAVVGSRAEADELREQRRQLKRRDIDSQLNSISYLSVIDFKQFDLDAPLPELTTNSNQGTLDHFAKAGPPGSTLRQLLQARSGGAGDSIIGTAEEIADYLEETGVQVGGDGFLFSGFVDPATVHGVLDRLAPVLRRRGLLRTSYGDGGFRRNLLDF